CAAGCTCACTCAGAATGGCAGTGCCAGGTGgtgttcccagtgctgggatgtgctggggacgGGGGCTGCCCAGTGTATGCCAGGGGActcagggagctctgctgagctggctTTGGCTTACATGTGTCAGGCACCTGCCTCTGCCAGCTTCATCTTCTGCAGGCTGTCCCACACCTGCAGGAACCTGGGACGAGGGTCTGGCCCTGGCCCAGCCACCTCCTGCTcgtgctgcaggaggggcagccatgGGGCCTGGTTGGGattcccccagccctccccatgACCCGATTGTCTCCTGACACAGGTGTTCCCTCAGCTGTCACCACGACCTGGTCACTGCTGGCCATCCCTTGACCAGTGTCCACCCCAACCAGCTTCCTTCAGCTACTCCTCAATTTCCCTGGACATTCCTCAGCTGAACTGCCCCAACAGCCCGATCAGCACTTGtctgtccccagggaaggagacaTGGATATGTAGCTGGATGGACATgtggaggatggatggatggatggatggatggatggatggatggatggatggatggatggatggatggatggatggatgatggatgatgataatggatggatggatggatggatggatggatggatggatggatggatggatggatggatggatggttgaatggatggatggatggatggatggatggatggatggatggatggatggatggatgatggatggatggatggatggatggatggatggatggatggatggatgatggatggatggatggatgatggatggatggatggatgatggattcATGTATGGAGGTTGGATGGGGGGATGGATTCATGGGCacatggatggatgagggatggattCATGCTCGTATGTATGGATACATGggtggatgaatggatggaaaTGTGAGGCGAAGGCAGGAGAACTGGCCTGGATACAGGGATGGaggctgggacagacagacaaggACAAAGGGGCATCACAGACCTCCTCAAGTCTGTGGTGGcacttcctcagctgctgctccaggtcAGGTgggcatccctgcagctcctcctgcagctgcctcagccgCCAGCTCTCCAGCACCTTCAGGAGCTtagccctgtgccagggcaggatccCCCTGTAGCGATGGACAGGCTTCAACCAGCCACCACACCCGGACACCCAGCTGGAGACAAGCCCATTCCCATGCCCACCTGCTATGGCTGAAGGGTAGCTCCTAGTGCAGGTCCTGGTGGCTACAGGATTCCCATATCAGGTTTGGCACCTTCTCAGGCTGAATAATGTTCCTGTGGCCATCAGGGGCCAGGTCCAGGGAGAGAACATCACTCCTGTCACCTTCTTGAGAGGAAGGGGATCAGCAGGGGATGGGAGCACCAGGGGATGAGTCACCAGAAGCATGGAGTCACCAGTGGGAAAGGGTCATCGGTGATGGGGTCACCACAAGGGATGGCACAACCTGGGACAGAGTCACCAGGGAATGGGGAGGAGCCACATGCCAGTACAGGGTGAGATCCTGGACACcagcccctgtgtcccccagtcCCTGTGGTCATGTGGTGGCACAGCTCAGAGtcctcacctgctgctcccagcaccctcAGGGTCCCGGTTTgcaagtgtccctgtcccaggccACCCTGTGGTCTCAGGCCACCCCATCTTCCCATCACTTCTTAGGGTCCTCATTATCCCTGAAGTACCCACCACCCATCAAGTGCCCATCACCTCTCAGGTCCCCATTGTCTCCTGGGGTCCTCATTGTCCCTGGGGTCCCCATCACCCCTGGGGGTTCACTATCCCTCAAGGTCCTCATTACTTCTTAGGGTCCCTCTCACCTTCAGGGTGCCTACTGTCCCTGGGGTCTCCCTCACTCCAAGATCTCCATCACCCCTGGTGTTCTgttgtccctgtgtcccttcATCCCCAGTGGGGTTCCCAACACCACTGGGGTCCCCATCAGTCCAGGTGTCACCACTGTACTGTGTGTCCTCATAACCTTCAAGTCTTCACTGTCCTTGGGATCTCCATCACCCCTGGGGTGTTAATCATCGCTCAGGGTCCTCATTACTCCTTGAAGTCTCCATTGCTTTCAGCATCCCCATTGTCTCTGTGTTCCTCGTTGCTCCTGAGGACCCCAGGTTCCCATCACCCTTGGGATTCCACCACCCCCTGGTCCCCATAACATCCAGGTTCCCATTGTCCCTGTGTCTCCATCACCCCTGGCATCCCCATTGTCCTTGGGATACCCATCACGCGCCATCCCTGTTCCCCTGGGTCCCACAGCCCCATGCCCTAGTGCCAGCAGCCAcccagcactgtgctgctcctcGAGGCTTTGTTGTCACCCTGGCCAAGATGTCACTAGTGGAGACCAAATAAATGAACCCTTGATGTccctcctgctgggagctgtggctggcccTGGTGCATGGGtgcaagggagcagcaggagaatgGATGTTCTCCACGTTAGCTCTGGAACCCAAGGAGGGCAAGGGGTCCTCAGGCTGAACTCCAGGACAGGCACTGGAGTCtactgggagtgctgggagcaCCAGACTCACTTGGGGAGCACTGGGTtggctgagggcactgggaacactggggacattgggaacaCTGGGAGCACGGGGtttgctgggagcacagggactgATGGGGGctctgggaacactgggagcaCCCAGGACTGCTGGGGGCACCAGGACCactgtggggacattggggcCACTGGAGGCACTGGGAATACGGTGGGTACTGGGGTCACTGGGAAGACTGGGACCTTGGGGCACTGGGGTCCGCTGGGGGCACTGGAAACACAGGGACCACTGGTGGGCACTGAGAACCCagggggccctgggggtgctgtgagcactgtgagcactggggctgggtgCACTGGGACCACTGGATTGTGTGGGTTGCTGTGGGAGCTGAGGGTTACGGGAGAAACTGGGCTGGGGACTGGATGCACTGGGTGTTATGGGAGATACAGGGAGTTACTGGGCGCGCTGGGGGTCAACTGGGAGACTTAtgggggatactgggatggggatTGGGTGGCATATGATGTtactgggaaggactggaaTACTGGAGGCATTGGGGAACCTGGGGGTTACTGGGGAGGACTGGCAAGGACTGGGATAGAGGACTGGGTGCTTGGAGAGGGGGCCTTAGGGTTAGACTGGGAGTTACAGGGGAGCCTGGGGGTCAGATTGTACTGGGGGGTTACTGGGATGACTGGAACTCACTGAGGGCTGGAATGGAGACTGGTTACACGTGGGTGGTACTGGGATACTGGGAGGACTGAGGGTtactgggggtgctggtgggttACTGGGTTGCTGCAATGGGGACTGGTTGCACTGGGGAGGTACTGGGAGGACTGGGGCATACCGGGGGCTGCAGGGTTATGGGGAGATTGCGAGTTGCTGGGAAATCCGGGGGTCACTGAGGTGTGGTTGCACTGGGGAGGTACTGGGAGGACCGGGGATTACTGGGAGTACTGGTGGGTTACTGGGAAGACTGGAATGGGGACTGAGTGCACTGCGGGACACTGAGGGGTcactggggacaggatgggggcTGTTCACACTCTGCCGGGCGCACCGGCAGCTCCCGCGGCGCTCGGGTCACCGGGGCTGCTGGGCCGCACCGGGGCGGCACACGCACCTTCCCGATAGGCGCTCCATTGAGGCCGCCTGCTCCTCAGGATGCGCGTCGCGCGGGTCGGCGCTCGGCTGGCCGTGCCTGTCGCCCGCTTCCGCTGTCGCGTCGGCGCCGCGGGGGCCGGGGGGGTGCGGGGGCGCCATGACCAACGGTGGGAACGGGGGGCCCAGGGCTACCGAGGGGGGCCTCGGGACAACCGGGGCCGGCATAACCAATGCTGGAACGGGGGAACGAGGGGTTGTACAGGGTCCTGAGGCCACCATGGCTGGTGGTGGAGTGGAGGGGCCGGGGCGTCCGGGCGGGTTCGGGGCCTCAAGGACCATGGAGGGAGGGGGGTacggggggttttgggggttccGAAGGCGGGGAGCCTGATGGGGCACCATGGGGAGAGCACTCAGGTACCGGCAGGCGGCGGGGCAGAAGGGGCTGATGTGGGGGAAGTACTGAGAGAGAGGAAGTTTTGGGAGGCGGCTGGGGGACTGTGACCCTTCGGGGACGGGGTACTGGCGGTTCTGAGTGCCGTCGGTGGGGACACGGGCAGTGTGAGTCCCTTTCGGGGGGATCCCGGGGAGTCTGCATCCCCTCATAGGGGCAGAGATGGGAGGTTGTTCACACGGAGTGTGGGGGTCTCTTTGCAGGGGGGTTGGGCAGGGGCCCGGAGTTCCCCCTGACCTCTCCCCGACCGATCTCCCCGCAGTTTATTCCCTGGACGGGCTCCTGGTGTTCGGGCTGCTCCTGGTTTGCACTTGTGCGTACCTGCGGAAGGTGCCCCGACTGCGCATCTGGCTCCTGTCCGAGCGCAGGGGCGTCTGGGGAGTCTGCCACAAGGGTGAGGGGCACTTGGGACACTGGGGTATGGCGCGGGGGTGCTGAGATCACTGGGGTGGGGGCACTTGGAACACTGGGGTACAGGATGGGGGTGCTGGGATCACTGGGGTCGGGTCTAGGACAGGAGCATTGGGTCCAAaatggggacacagagatgtgggatgggggttttggggtctgGGATAGGAACAcagggattgggaatgggaaccctggggtttgggatgggaacaTGGGGTCTGGGATGGGCTCACAGGGATTCAGGATGCATCTggcatggggacatggggccTCACCCCATCCTTGTCCCACCTACAGCTGCTGTGATTGGGACCCGCCTGCACGTGGCTGTGTCCATGTCCTGTCTTCTCATGGCCTTCTACGTCCTTGTGGGAAAGTGACCACATGGAGACCTGCTGGCAACCTGAGAGAGACCTGGGACTGACTAGAGGTCCTGTGACTGATTCCAACAATCCCACTATGGACCAGAGATCCTGGTACTGACCCCTGTGTCCCATTACCAACCAGAGACCCCATTGCTGACCCTGGAGACCCTGGTACTGATCCTGAAGACCCTGGTACCGACCCTGAACCACCCCTAgtcctgcccttggcagcaACCTGGATCCTGCATGTGGCAACCCAGGCACCATCATGGCCCATCACTCTCCTTGAGCCCACCAAGGGCAACTGTGAGGGCCAACAGAGCACCTTTAGACTGTTGGAAAAAGATTTCTCGTTAATTCTGTAGAGAAGTGGGTGAAGGGACCCCCGGGACTGGGGGACCCAGCTCTGAGTTGTGAGCCCCTTCTCTTGATGCTGAGCAGGGTGCTGGTGAGACCATGGCAGGCTCTAGGGGCCTGGCAGGGTCCCCCCTGATCTGTGGGATCTTCCTATGCCCCTGCAGCGTGGGGGGCCCTCAGGGGGGTCTCCTGCAGTGGGGGGTTGGTGACGCCCCCGGGTTGTAAATATTGGACCACCACATGCAAATAAAGTGGGGGTTCctctgtggcagtgctggcctgggggtcctgtggggctgggggtgctcctGTGGAGTTGGTGCCCTGCTTGGGGGTCCTGTGGTGTGGGTTGAGGCTCCCACTGGGTGTGTGTGAGGAGGTCCTTGGAGGCTGCCTCCCATGGGGTGGAGGGCTCCTGTAGTTATGAGTCCTGGGGTGAGGAGGATTTGTGCAAATAAAGTGGGGGGGTGGGGAATGCTGATTGGAGCCTCCTGGCCCGGTTCATCCAGCTCTCTGGGGCCGGGAGCGATACAGCCCCTCAGCGAGGGGCACggagggctgtgccctgcccgcGGTGAGTGTGCCCGGCCCCGCCTGCCGCCCGTCGCTGAGCCGCCCGTGTGCCCGGGAGACGCGGGCGGCGCTCGGCGGCGCTCGGCGGTGCTTGGCGGTGCTTGGCGGTCCTCCCATCGGCCGGGGGCGCGCCAGAGCTCTGCGCCGCCCTCCCGGCGTGCTCGGCGCGACTACGGTAGATAAAGGGCCGGAGCGGaagtggctgtggctgtgtgcgcgtgcgtgtgtgtgtgtgcgtgcgcgccggtgagagagagagagtgtgtgtgtgtgtgtgtgtgtgtgtgtgtgtgtgtgtgtgtgtgtgtgtgtgtgtgtgtgtgtgtgtgtgtgtgtgtgtgtgtgtgtggcgCCAGCCACCCTCCCTCCCTACACGTTGATCTTATTCGATcggccgggccccgccgggCCGAGGTGAGAAGAAAGCGCCGCGAAGCCCTCGGGCGCTGTGCGGCTGGGCCGGGCGGGATGAGTCGATCAGATAGGCGAGGCCACGGCCGCTGAGCGCCCTGCGATTCTGACCCGCGCCCACGTCTGCAGCCCCGGGGCCGACACCGAGCCGCTCCCGACAGCGGCGGAAGACGAACCGCCCCAGCCTCATCCCGGCCCAGCCAGCCGAGCCCCGCGGCGAGGCGGGAAATGCGCCCTGCCGCGGGCTCCGTTCGCGCTTTGCGGGCTCCGTGCTGGCCGTGCGGGGTCTGCACGCTCCGGGCCGTGCTGGCGGTGGTTCGCCGGGCCCTGCAGCTGTGTGCGGCACAAAGGCTGTACGCGGGGCTGTCGTGGCACCGTGCCGCGTCTGTGAGCTGAGCGCGGACCTTGCTGGCCCCGCGGGACACCGGGGACTCATTAGACCTACGAACTTCATGCAGCACGGCCTCTGTGTTTTATTGGGAGTGTGTGGGGATGGGAATAGCCGTGATGGTGACAGGAGGATGGCCACAAGGGGACAACCATGGTGAAGGCTGGGGGATGGCCATGGTGACAAAAAGAGCAGCCATGGTGCTGCCAAAGCTGTGATGGTAACCAGGGGACAGCCCCTGTGGAAACTGGAAGAGTACAGTTATGCTGCTGACAAGAGGATGGCCACGGTGATAACAGGAGGACAGCTGTGGTGATACAAGAGGATGGCCATAGTTATGCCAAGGGGACAGTAAGGGTGGGTGACTGAGGGGTGGTGACAAGAGGATGAGCCTGAGAGGACAGCCACAGAGGTGAAAAGGGGGCGGCTGTGATTCTGGCATTACTGGGAGAAGCAGCTGCGGTGACTGCTGATGGTGGCCTTGCTATGGGGAGAGGGCCTCTGAGAGGAGGTCACCAGCTTAATGGTGCCTGGCAGGCTTCATCTGCCAGGGGGACACTGTGGATGCCGTGGGGCATGGCCACCCCATGCCACTGTCTCTAGCTGTGGCACAAGTAGGTGTGGGGTTGTCCCCATGCTGCCATAGGGACGGGCATGTTTCCTTCCTGTGGCCGTGTCCCCCCTGCCCGTGGTACTTGCTGGCATCCCTGTGTCACCACAGATGGACATGTGTCACTAGTGTCCTCTAACCCACAGGGTGACCCTTTGCCACCAGAGTTGAGACCTCGGTGTCACCTTAGCAGCTCTGTCCCTCATGTCCTCTTGTGACTGTGGCCCCCATATGCCCATGTTCCCCATGTCCCTGGTGTTCCCGTGTTGTCCATAGCCttcatgtccccctgtgtccccaatCTCCTTGCATTCCCATGCCAGCTGTGTACCCAgtgtccctctgcagccccttaCCAGCTGTGTTCCTACGTCCCTCATGTTCAGATATCCCCTGTATCCCGTGTCCCTCGGTGTCCCCCATTCTCCCGTGTCCCCTGTATTCCCAGTGTCCCTGATGTTCCTGTGTCCCCCGTGTTCCTATGTCCCCTGTACGCCCTATGTCCCTCATGTCCTCCATGCCCAGGATATGCAGCCACATGTGTCCCGTGTCCTGTCCCCAGTACAGTGGGGCTGGCCCGGCTCCGTGAGGACATGGCCTGAGGGCACACGAGTGGCACCCAGTCTCCGGTGGGGTggaggcagctccaggctgcgGGGGGCTCTTGACCGCCCCTCGCCGTGTCCCGGTCCGCCCCAGCCCCGGGCGGCGGGAGGAGGGGCTGTTCCGGGGGCGTGATGCCCCGCGACGGTCCCGGTGCTGTTCCTGGCGTAACATTCCCAAATCCGTTCCGAGGATAAATTCCCGATGCCGTTCCCGGGAACGCGTTCCGGAGATCACATTCGCAGTCCCGTTTCCGGGGATGCGCTCCCAAGGATGATGGGGTTCCCGGCGGCGTTCTCACGGATAGCActcccggtgccggtgcccggcGCCAATCTCAGGATACCATTCCCGGGTGTAACCTTGGCCGTGCTGTTCCCGGGAGTTCCCTTCCCGTGTCTCTATTCCCAATACCGATGCGCGGTGCCATTCCCATGAATAATATTCTCGATACCGATTCCCGGTGCCGCTCTCATGGCAAGCGTTCCCGAAGGCGATGCCAGTTGCCGTTCCAAGGGAGTCTATTCGTGCTCCACTGCCCGTTCCCGTTCCCTGGGGCGATGGCCAGTGCCATTCCCACCGTTCCCGGTGTCCGTTCTCGGAGGTGCTGCCCGGTGCCGTTCCCGGGGGTTCTGTTCCCGTTCCCGGGGGCGGGGGCAGGTAGCGGCAGGTGCGCGGAGGCCGGGCCGTTGGCGGGGGCGGGGCAGCGGCGCCGGTGCTCGCACCGGCCGAGCTGCCGCCGTTGCCGCCGCCGTTGCCGCCGCCATGGCCGGTACCGGAGCCCGGTGGATGCCGCTGGCGCTGTGTCTGGCTGTCACCGTGTCACCGGGACGCACCGGAGAGCAGCTACACGTCTGCAAGGAGGTACCGGCACCGGGAATGGCGGGGGGCGGGGAGGATGGGGGTGGGCAACCGATAACACACCGGCCCCGCTACAACcacccccaaatttcccccgCACACCGATGAAACGGAGTCCCGGAGCACGGGAAGGCCGCTCCCTATGAGATGGGGGGGACAAGGAGGGGACAGGTGGGGGTCGGGCATCCcggtggcactggggatgggGTGTCTCCTGTAGGGGGGAGGGAGTGGCCGACCTCCTGGGGGCCCAGGGAGCAGTCTTTGCTCCCAGTGGCTCGGCCAGAGCCCGACGGTCTCCTTTGGGACCCCAACTGGTGTCACCCTATCATGGTCCCTAAGTCCCTACCCCTCAGACACATTGGGGTctccctgagtgctgctggggGGTGACAAGGAgcagggggggggggggcaatCCCAACGGCCACGTGTCATTCCCAGTCCAGCACATGGtattctgtgaagaaaaactGTCACTCACCAGGATCTGTCCACCTTGGGGACAGCGGGTGAACCCCCAAATGCTCTCCCTGGGTTGTCTGCATTGCCCCCCTCCCCAGAGTTTTCCTCCCCCCTCCTCAGACCCGCGTCTGCTTTTAATCTgggccaggatttttttttttttctctgatccAATTATTTTTGTCCGTGTTCCATGatccagagctggaaacaaTAGACTGGGGCTGGCACCTGCCCCAGGAGCGATCAGTCCCCCAGAGGAGGTGTACCCTGTCCTTCACAAGGGAcagcccttctccctcccctggCCAGAGCAGAGTTACAgtggcagttttgggtgccctccacccccagagccaccctgggGCTGAATTAGGTCAATTTATGTAGATTTaatgaaaacatggaaaagtttaggaagtgaaaaaaaaataccctctCCCCAAGGAAATCCCTCAGGACTGAGAGTAATGTGGTAGTTCAGGGCTGCTGAAAGTTGGAGTGACTCTCCGGGTACCCCCAGGGTGGTGGGGACCTttctctgtgtccccatcccagggccAGGGGGGTTCCATGCTGCCTGTACAtgggcagggggtgctgcaggCATCTCTCTGTCCTCAGTTTTCCTTCTCCACCCCCCTTTTACCTCTCCaatccctttttccccttcacACCCCCCCATCCccctcttccccccccccccgcccccattgctgtgtttccagctgatgggaacatCAAAGCAGTTGTTTTCTCATCAACCTGCCACGCTCCAGCAGCCGCCGGGAGCATGAAGCCACAGCACCGGCTCTGACACCTCAGCGCTGCTGCGGGGGGTGGGGAGCTCCCCTTGTACCCCAAACCCCAACACCACCACCAGATGTGTCCTTCACCCTGCCCACGCCGTCTGTCCCTGGCGTCTCCTCACCGGCCTTAAGGCAATCCCAGCTTGGTGCAGTGGGAGGATGGGGGGGTCACGGTGCCTCTGCTGTCTCCAGCACTTCCTGGTTCCTCCTGGTCCCCCCTGTGCTCCCGCCCTGTGCCCGGGCTGCTCCCCGGCTGGATCCGGGTTTTGCCACAGCTGTTTGATGAGCAAAGTGTGTCACAGCCGTGCCAAGGGGCGTGACAGTGCCATGTGATCCCAGGAGCATGGAGGGGGCGCAGGGGTTCCCCTTCACACCAGGGAggggtgcagggctgctgctgctccaaggcTCCTGGGCAACCCCAGCCAGATCATCCCCCCACGCACAGCACCCCCATTTCCCAGCGTCTTCTCAAACTGCCCCCCCCTCCCCCTGCCACAATCCTCCCCCACTCTGAGCATCCCTCTGGTCCCCAGCTCCCCTCAATCCAGAGCATCtcccccccaaatccacccccaTTTTCCAGGATCCCCCCCCCACACTGAACTCTCCCCTGCCCCAGTATCCCCCCACTCTGAACGCCCTCTCAGGCCCCTCTCTCCAGGCCCTGGGCACCACAGGACATTGCCACACCTTAACTCAAAACCATCCCTtgaaggcactgctgggcccAGGGGCCAGCCCctgtcagggagcagagggtgcaggggcagcccggggcacagctccctgcacgCTCCCTCTGTGTTTCCTGCAGTCCGAGTACCACTACGAGTACACAGCCTGTGACAGCTCAGGATCGCGCTGGAGGGTGGCTGTACCACACACACCTGGACTCTGCACTGGCCTGCCTGACCCTGTCAGGGGCACTGAATGCTGTAAGATTGCCACCAGGAATGGCTAGGGGTTAGGCTGGGGGGTGGgaatggcagggatgggaaatgAGGGCgaggggagggagagagtgGGGAGACAAGCACAGCCATTGTTGGCTCCAGTGCAGGCAGGAGGATGGaatgggatcagtgggatggtAGAAGAGCTACaagcactgggatgggatggaataggaatcacacacacagaaactccctgggatgggatgagagGGATGggaaccacacacacacaggcattgggatgggatgagacAGATGGGAatcacatgcacacacagataggatgggatgggaatcaCACATAAAAtgatggaatgggatgagagGAATGGGAATCTCACACACTGGGATGGAAATCCCCTCATCCCACACATGCACCAGGACAGGATGAGCAAGATGAGCACTCACTCAGCTGAATGGGATGAGAGAGATAGAAATCCCACACACAtaatgggataggatgggaaTCCCACACATGGGCACTAGGACAGGATAAGAGGGATGGAAATCATACATAGACATGCACGAGGATGGGAGGGGAATCACACACACAGTCACCAAACGGAATGAGAGCCATGGCAATCTCACCACACACACATGCACCAGGATGGCTGAGAAAGGTGAGAATCCCCCTCACACAAACTTACCAGGAGGGATGAGCAGGATGGGAATCCCAAACACATGCCCCCCAAAGCCTGGAGGTGCCCCCGGTTCCATGGTAGAGTGTTACATCCTGCCTGGattgggcagagctgggcatcAGGTACCAAAACTCATGGATGGGGGGGTTGCCTTTGTGAAGTGGTAAGAATTGGGGATCCCAGCACCTCCAACAGTTGGAGCACTTGGAAATGCAGAGCTGAGGGTGATGAGGCTGTAGCGGCACCAGGAGGATTGGGAGTGACCATCCATGCCCTGTGCCCCCGTCTCCATTGGCAGCATTCTCCTGCAAGGCGGGTGAGTTCTTGGAGATGCAGACGCAGACGTGCCGGCCCTGCGCTGCGGGCACCTACTCGCTGGGCACTGGTGTCCGCTTCGATGAGTGGGACGAGGTGCCCCATGGCTTCGCCAACGTGGCCACCAACCTGGAGGTGGATGACGGCTTTGGTGATGCGGCAGAGAACTGCACCGCGTGAGTCACGGTGTCACTGGCTGTGACGCCAGCACACGGGCACCTGGCCTGTCAGCACTGGGTgcggggcacagggagcagggtgggtgTGACACCCCTGTGCATCCAGTTGCCCCGACACCCTTCTGtcatcctgccctgggaggtgACACCAGCAGGGCATTACAGGGGCACCCTGGTCACAGCAGGGGAACACCTAGCAGCATCCCCCATTCCCCA
This region of Ammospiza nelsoni isolate bAmmNel1 chromosome 23, bAmmNel1.pri, whole genome shotgun sequence genomic DNA includes:
- the TMEM167B gene encoding protein kish-B isoform X1, with product MGGCSHGVWGSLCRGVGQGPGVPPDLSPTDLPAVYSLDGLLVFGLLLVCTCAYLRKVPRLRIWLLSERRGVWGVCHKAAVIGTRLHVAVSMSCLLMAFYVLVGK
- the TMEM167B gene encoding protein kish-B isoform X2, which gives rise to MTNVYSLDGLLVFGLLLVCTCAYLRKVPRLRIWLLSERRGVWGVCHKAAVIGTRLHVAVSMSCLLMAFYVLVGK